A region of Thermococcus argininiproducens DNA encodes the following proteins:
- a CDS encoding ABC transporter ATP-binding protein, with protein sequence MLFDKIENVKLKNVTKRYGNFKAVDNVNLDVIGGELLILIGPSGSGKTTLLRTINRLVEPDEGEIFINGKNVKEFDVVELRRSIGYVIQQIGLFPHMTVKENIALLPRLEGWSEEEIENRVNELLDLVALPREFANRYPHQLSGGQQQRVGLARALALNPPLLLMDEPFGALDPILRKQLQEEFAKIKETLGRTIVFVTHDIEEAFRLGDRIAIMRKGKLIQVGYPDELVLNPANEFVARLVNADKKFKHLDTLKVKDLMMPVESYLVEAQEKSQLIKWMKEKDVEFAVLVDKGVLKGIVELKTLLISEDLEKAIKEPMTFSPEDSLASALAEMKMKNTFLGIVVKRERPVGILLASEVLLKLL encoded by the coding sequence ATGCTCTTTGATAAAATAGAAAATGTTAAACTCAAAAATGTCACAAAACGCTATGGGAATTTTAAAGCTGTTGATAACGTTAATCTAGATGTGATTGGAGGCGAGCTTCTTATACTAATCGGACCAAGCGGTTCAGGGAAGACAACACTTTTGAGAACCATAAATAGGCTTGTTGAGCCAGATGAGGGTGAGATCTTCATAAATGGAAAAAATGTGAAAGAATTTGATGTAGTGGAACTTAGGAGAAGTATAGGCTATGTGATTCAACAGATAGGTCTTTTTCCACATATGACGGTCAAAGAGAATATTGCCCTTCTTCCAAGGCTTGAAGGATGGAGTGAGGAAGAAATTGAAAATAGAGTGAATGAACTTTTAGATCTTGTTGCCCTCCCAAGAGAGTTTGCTAACCGTTATCCTCATCAGCTAAGTGGGGGGCAGCAACAGCGTGTTGGACTTGCTAGGGCTTTAGCTTTAAACCCGCCCTTACTTCTAATGGATGAACCATTTGGTGCTTTGGACCCCATCTTAAGGAAACAGCTTCAAGAGGAGTTTGCTAAGATAAAAGAGACTCTCGGGAGAACAATAGTGTTTGTAACACACGATATAGAAGAGGCCTTTAGACTCGGGGATAGAATTGCTATAATGAGGAAAGGTAAACTTATTCAAGTTGGATACCCCGATGAACTTGTTTTAAATCCCGCCAATGAGTTTGTGGCCAGACTTGTAAACGCTGATAAAAAATTTAAGCATCTTGATACTCTAAAAGTCAAGGATCTAATGATGCCTGTTGAATCTTATTTGGTAGAGGCTCAGGAGAAGAGTCAATTAATAAAATGGATGAAAGAAAAGGATGTTGAATTTGCTGTTCTCGTTGATAAGGGAGTGTTAAAAGGTATCGTAGAGCTTAAGACACTTTTGATCTCAGAAGATTTGGAGAAGGCAATTAAAGAGCCCATGACGTTTTCGCCAGAGGACTCACTAGCTTCTGCTCTCGCTGAGATGAAAATGAAAAACACCTTTTTAGGTATTGTAGTGAAAAGAGAGAGACCGGTAGGGATACTCCTTGCAAGTGAAGTGCTTCTAAAACTTTTGTGA